A single Sporosarcina sp. FSL W8-0480 DNA region contains:
- a CDS encoding DUF1801 domain-containing protein, with translation MYELKTKETDSSVIEFIELVDSPKKREDAYRLLDIFTETTGFEAKMWGPSIIGFGKYHYKYDSGHEGDAPLVGFSPRKAKISLYFATGDTQRDELLKDFGKHTSGKSCVYINKIADINVDVLKALIDQSVRFLQERYPDK, from the coding sequence ATGTACGAGTTAAAAACGAAAGAAACCGATAGTAGTGTTATTGAGTTTATCGAACTTGTAGACAGTCCCAAAAAACGTGAAGACGCATACAGATTGTTAGACATATTTACTGAAACAACCGGATTTGAGGCGAAAATGTGGGGGCCAAGCATTATCGGTTTCGGCAAATATCATTATAAATATGATTCTGGACACGAAGGCGACGCACCTCTTGTCGGCTTCTCTCCACGGAAAGCCAAAATTAGTTTATATTTCGCAACCGGAGACACACAACGGGACGAGTTATTAAAGGACTTCGGAAAACATACATCTGGAAAGTCCTGTGTGTATATTAATAAAATAGCAGATATTAACGTTGATGTATTGAAAGCATTGATTGACCAATCAGTAAGGTTTTTGCAGGAAAGATATCCGGATAAATAA
- a CDS encoding VOC family protein: MELGAFSVSLSVKDINKSKLFYESLGFQIFGGNIEQNWLIMKNNNCIIGLFQGMFEKNILTFNPGWNENAENLDAFTDIRDLQKQLKAKGINILSEADETSEGPASFTLEDPDGNPILIDQHR, encoded by the coding sequence ATGGAATTGGGAGCATTTTCTGTAAGTTTAAGTGTAAAAGACATCAACAAATCGAAGTTGTTTTATGAAAGCTTGGGGTTTCAAATCTTCGGGGGTAATATCGAACAAAATTGGCTTATTATGAAAAATAATAATTGCATTATTGGCCTCTTTCAAGGGATGTTTGAAAAGAATATATTGACTTTCAATCCGGGATGGAATGAAAATGCTGAAAACCTTGATGCATTTACTGATATTCGGGACTTGCAAAAACAGCTTAAAGCAAAAGGGATAAATATACTGTCTGAAGCAGATGAAACAAGCGAGGGTCCCGCAAGTTTTACACTTGAAGATCCAGATGGCAATCCTATTCTTATCGATCAACATAGATAA
- a CDS encoding AI-2E family transporter — protein sequence MTKKLWFQVGVGILLSILIIKYFMEISFIFAPVVIIIKAIILPLLLGGVLYYMTEPIQHFLEKRKFPRWASILTILAGLAVVLWIFISIIGPPITNQVNNLVEDAPTLTKEVEKVKGFWQQKDDLPESLQKSVQSATDSLQSIAVKFGKWFVQFLQSFFQAMFLLILVPFFFIFMLKDHEKFAPKIYNLFSGERREWVKKTLSDIDNVLRSYIQGQFLISAILASLILIGYLLIGLKYSLLLAIFALFMNLVPFIGPWIAVTPAVIIAYIQDPKLVILVAIVTLVAQQIDSNLITPNVMGKSLDIHPLTVITIILAAGNIAGFVGIIVGVPVYAVGKVIVSNIYDQRRKIKHAATKDI from the coding sequence TTGACGAAGAAATTATGGTTCCAAGTGGGCGTCGGGATTTTGTTGTCGATACTGATCATTAAATATTTCATGGAAATCAGCTTCATTTTTGCGCCGGTTGTCATTATTATTAAAGCAATTATACTGCCTCTTTTACTCGGCGGTGTACTTTATTACATGACAGAACCGATACAGCACTTCCTTGAAAAACGAAAATTTCCTCGGTGGGCAAGTATTTTAACCATCCTTGCCGGGCTTGCGGTCGTGCTATGGATTTTCATTTCCATTATTGGTCCACCCATTACAAACCAGGTTAATAATCTTGTCGAGGATGCCCCAACCTTGACGAAGGAAGTTGAAAAAGTGAAGGGCTTTTGGCAACAAAAAGACGACCTGCCTGAGAGTCTGCAGAAATCCGTACAAAGCGCAACAGATTCTCTTCAGTCGATTGCTGTGAAATTCGGGAAATGGTTCGTTCAATTTTTACAATCCTTTTTCCAAGCGATGTTCTTGCTCATTTTAGTGCCTTTTTTCTTCATCTTCATGCTGAAGGATCACGAAAAATTCGCGCCGAAAATTTATAATCTTTTCAGTGGTGAACGTCGCGAGTGGGTCAAAAAGACATTAAGTGACATTGACAATGTATTGCGTTCGTACATCCAAGGCCAGTTCCTAATAAGCGCCATACTGGCATCACTAATCTTAATCGGATATTTGCTAATCGGGTTGAAGTATTCGCTGCTCCTTGCGATCTTCGCACTATTTATGAACTTAGTGCCATTTATCGGGCCGTGGATTGCTGTTACACCAGCAGTTATCATCGCTTATATACAAGACCCTAAACTCGTCATTTTAGTGGCAATCGTAACTCTGGTCGCCCAGCAAATCGACAGTAACCTCATTACACCGAACGTTATGGGGAAATCGCTTGATATCCATCCGTTAACGGTTATTACTATCATTTTGGCAGCGGGAAATATTGCTGGATTCGTGGGGATTATCGTCGGCGTCCCCGTGTACGCGGTTGGTAAGGTGATTGTGAGCAATATTTATGACCAGCGAAGAAAGATTAAACACGCTGCTACAAAGGACATCTGA
- a CDS encoding VOC family protein codes for MTFHQPPHTYTGEVYLKVTDLDKLTAFYTEIIGFKVLSKEGNRVALTADGKKPLIVLEQPENIKPKESRRTGLYHLALLLPTRADLGKAIKHLSRNQIPLGASDHLVSEALYLSDPDGNGIEIYRDRKPEEWEWHNDFVSMSTDPLDAQGIVEASGNEEWDGLPADTIMGHVHLHVANLPESQAFYEALGFEVVTPYPQALFMSTGKYHHHIGLNTWNGAGAPAPSEDSAGMQAYTLVYPEQNKLEEAIKNIEALGGKVDKEDETYFTKDPAGNGIVLRIH; via the coding sequence ATGACATTTCATCAACCACCACATACGTATACCGGTGAAGTTTATTTGAAAGTGACTGATCTGGATAAACTAACGGCTTTTTATACAGAAATTATTGGATTTAAGGTTTTATCAAAGGAAGGCAATCGAGTGGCTCTAACTGCAGATGGCAAAAAGCCATTGATCGTATTGGAACAGCCTGAAAACATAAAACCGAAAGAATCGCGTCGCACAGGTCTTTATCACCTCGCGCTATTATTGCCAACACGCGCAGATCTCGGAAAAGCGATAAAGCATTTATCAAGGAACCAAATTCCTCTTGGAGCTTCAGATCATTTAGTGAGTGAAGCATTATATTTATCTGATCCAGACGGAAATGGTATTGAAATTTATCGTGACCGCAAACCGGAAGAATGGGAGTGGCATAATGATTTCGTTTCAATGAGCACAGATCCACTTGACGCACAAGGGATTGTTGAGGCAAGTGGTAATGAAGAATGGGATGGTTTGCCTGCGGACACGATCATGGGGCACGTCCATCTGCACGTTGCAAACCTACCAGAGTCTCAAGCCTTTTACGAAGCACTTGGATTTGAAGTAGTCACCCCTTATCCACAAGCATTGTTCATGTCAACCGGTAAATACCATCATCATATTGGGTTGAACACGTGGAATGGGGCGGGTGCTCCAGCTCCATCGGAAGATAGTGCAGGGATGCAGGCATATACGTTAGTATATCCTGAACAGAACAAACTGGAAGAAGCGATAAAGAACATTGAAGCACTTGGTGGAAAAGTGGATAAAGAGGATGAAACTTACTTTACAAAAGATCCGGCTGGAAACGGCATCGTCCTTCGAATTCATTAA
- a CDS encoding helix-turn-helix domain-containing protein, with product MSEFELCPRFEQTVSILSQRWTALILYQLMSGPQRFCTMTDKLGVSGKTLTERLKDLEQRGFVVRNVYPETPVLIEYSLTEKGMSLTPIMKEIENWSKEWIEPVSSSSNE from the coding sequence ATGAGTGAATTCGAGCTTTGTCCACGCTTTGAGCAAACTGTTTCCATATTAAGCCAGCGATGGACCGCATTGATTTTATATCAACTCATGTCCGGTCCCCAACGCTTCTGCACGATGACCGATAAATTAGGTGTGAGCGGAAAAACGTTGACGGAAAGGCTTAAGGATTTAGAGCAACGTGGGTTTGTTGTGCGTAATGTCTACCCAGAAACGCCAGTGCTTATTGAATATTCATTGACGGAGAAGGGAATGTCCTTGACCCCGATTATGAAGGAAATTGAAAATTGGTCGAAGGAATGGATTGAACCAGTTTCTTCTTCTTCGAACGAGTAA
- a CDS encoding L,D-transpeptidase — MRWIDVSVGKHELKLYDGKRLLKKYPIAVGKMLTATPKGTYRIINKQLNPGGPFGAFWMGLSKPHYGIHGTNNPSSIGKSVSHGCIRMQNKDVLELSSLVLLGTIVKIHK, encoded by the coding sequence ATGCGCTGGATAGACGTTTCTGTTGGAAAACATGAATTGAAATTGTATGACGGCAAGCGTCTACTAAAAAAATACCCGATAGCGGTTGGGAAAATGTTAACAGCGACGCCGAAAGGGACATATAGAATTATCAATAAACAACTAAATCCAGGTGGCCCGTTCGGTGCATTTTGGATGGGACTTTCCAAGCCGCATTACGGAATTCATGGAACAAATAATCCTTCCTCCATTGGGAAAAGTGTTTCCCATGGATGCATCCGAATGCAAAACAAAGATGTCCTCGAACTATCCTCATTGGTGCTGTTAGGAACAATAGTTAAAATTCATAAATAA
- a CDS encoding topology modulation protein → MNKVMVIGVSAGAGKSTFSRRLGEITGIEVTHLDRLYWRPRWEEAPREEFSSAQQKIVEKNRWIIEGNYTSTINIREPHADTVIYIELPMHVCLYRVIKRRIQYHGKTREDMTEGCPEKIDWEFIKFIVTTYKRRKVKMHERMERYANEGKTVHYLKTAEQIEGFLSTFKMRGMKNED, encoded by the coding sequence GTGAACAAGGTTATGGTAATTGGAGTTTCTGCGGGTGCTGGCAAATCGACATTCTCACGTCGACTTGGCGAAATTACGGGAATCGAAGTCACTCATTTGGATCGACTTTATTGGCGGCCAAGATGGGAGGAAGCACCGAGGGAAGAATTTTCATCAGCCCAGCAAAAAATTGTCGAAAAGAATCGTTGGATAATAGAAGGTAACTATACATCTACAATCAACATTCGTGAACCTCATGCCGATACGGTCATCTACATCGAACTACCGATGCACGTTTGTCTATATCGCGTCATTAAAAGGCGTATTCAATATCACGGAAAAACTCGTGAAGATATGACGGAAGGCTGTCCGGAAAAGATTGACTGGGAGTTCATCAAATTCATAGTGACAACGTATAAACGCCGAAAAGTGAAAATGCATGAACGGATGGAACGATATGCGAATGAAGGGAAGACCGTTCACTACTTGAAAACAGCGGAGCAAATTGAAGGGTTTTTATCGACTTTCAAAATGCGAGGGATGAAAAATGAGGATTAA